Genomic window (Sphaeramia orbicularis chromosome 7, fSphaOr1.1, whole genome shotgun sequence):
atatatatacatatacatatacacacacacacacacatatatatacaaatacatatacacacacacacacacacacatatatacatatacatatatacacacacacgcacacacacacacacacacacacatatatatatacatatacatatatacacacacacacacacacacacacacacacacacagacacacacacacgcacacacacacacacacacacacacatatatatatacatatacatatatacacacacacacacacacacgcacacacacacacacagacacacacacacgcacacacacacacacgcacacacacacacacacacagacttggTCCTCTCCCACAGGTCTTGGACTCTGCTGGGCCtgttctggtggttctgttctggttcttctctgttcttggtctggtctctgctggttccatcctctcagtttgggggggtcactgcccctagtgccccccccccccccccatcactactggttccactggttcctTCCCACCCACatgttctctctctcctctgtcagtTCTTGGTGTTTCTCCTTCTCctgctctttttctctttctttctttctttctttctgttgttCCATCTATCTCCACCTCCGtctgcttctcctcctctctgtcaggATGGTTGGACTTCACCATCTTTgttggtctggatctggaagtccacCAGGATCTGGGCCTGCTTGTCCTCTGTCACCatcgggggtgtctcccatctggaccctggtcCTCCAGTCCAGACTGGGTCCAGATGGTCCTGTCCACTGTGTCCTCTACCTGGTTATGCTGCTCCATGTAGGCCTTACCTGGACCATCTGAGACCTGCTGTGATGGACTGGACTGTCCAGTCCATCCAGGGGCTACTGTACACAAactacacctgggtctagtctgctgtggtagacctacacctgggtctagtctgctgtggtagacctacacctgggtctagtctgctgtggtagacctacacctgggtctagtctgctgtggtagaccccAGTCTCTCTTGCTCTGgtgttctggtcctgttctggtccatcagtagttCCTCAGTTTGTCGGTGGTCAATGCCATGCAGGGGCGTGTCCTTCCATGCAGGGGCGTGTCCTTCCATGCAGGGGCGTGTCCTTCCATGCAGAGGCGTGTCCTTCCATCATAGCCCCTgtggctcctcctccttcctgGGCTGTTGTGGTCTGATGCATTCACTTCTCAGTTGGAGGTTTGttgtttcctcctggacagtagttctgactcttaccacccccccccaccccccccatgtCTTTGTGTCCAGCCTCAGGACACTGGACTCTTAGGGTGGAACCCTCCATGTATGGTCAGGAGCTTTCTGGTTCTGATCTCAGTTCTTGGATCTGTTCCAGTGGATCTCCAGGATCTTATTCCAGTCTGGGTCTCTGGTCACTGGTCGGGCACAGGGGTTCATGTCCTGGATCAGCTGACTGTTCAGGACCTTCTGTACCCTCTGGAGGTATttggctgtgacctctgacctctgagctGCCTCCTCATGGTTACCATCAGCCTGTGGGATCTTAGATGTCTGTACCTGTCCTACACATCTGGAATGTTCCCTTCAGGTAGCTCCACCCCTTCAGCTGGGATCACCTGTCCTCTTCTAGATACCACCGCCCACATGTATCTGGTCCAATGACGTCCCAGTGTCTCTGCTGTAGATCCCACTCAGGTGGATCAGGGAGTCCATGTCCCACTCATTCTTGGTGTCCAGCTGGATGTCCCCCATGTAGAGGAGGTGCTGATGGTTGGTCCACCCCAAAACTGGTACCCAAAGCCACTGAGGGGGTTTAGGCCTATGCAGAacagtgggtgggggggggggtggtggtgggggggcatcTCCTTCATATGTACCACACCTGATGCTCACCTGCACAGTTGGTTTGGAATTTTTTTCCTCCAGTGTGCTGTTCCATCATCTCATGGAGTTCTGGTGGAACCCTCagtgttctgctgctgttctccGGTGTCAGCCACTCCAGGTCCAGGACTGTGGAACGGACTCACAGGCTTTCTGTGGTCGATCCAGGAAGTGCACAGGCTGGGGTTCCTCATCTGACAGTCTGTCAGCCAGCAGCTGCTGTTTAACTCTGCTGTTTAACTCTGGTGTTTAACTCTGCTGTTTAACTCTCTAGTGTTTAACTCTGCTGTTTAACTCTGCTGTTTAACTCTGGTGTTTAACTCTGCTGTTTAACTCTCTAGTATTTAACTCTGCTGTTGAACTCTGCTGTTTAACTCTGCTGTTGAACTCTGCTGTTTAACTCTCTAGTGTTTAACTCTGCTGTTTAACTCTCTAGTGTTTAACTCTGCTGTTGAACTCTGCTGTTTAACTCTGCTGTTTAACTCTGCTGTTTAACTCTGCTGTTTAACTCTCTAGTGTTTAACTCTGCTGTTGAACTCTGCTGTTTAACTCTCTAGTGTTTAACTCTGCTGTTTAACTCTaggtcagtggttcttaacctgggttcgatggaaccctaggggttcggtgagtcagtctcaggggttcggcggaggtccagacacacactcgactcattagtcaggtgtgtgtgtcgggctaggtccgtgtatgtaaacaaacggcttcggagactctttctctgattgacatccagtaTACGCGGTGtactgttgttgcttatagcactacaacacacccggaagtgtttataatctcttccactcgtttgacgatgaattatttgagtattttccacatcgttgttatgacttttgctacttcctgttaaccacggaggcagccatgtgtagcgtttgtttacatttttcggtcaccgcactggtcagttacaatcatgtgacgactgacgcaccgtcgcggatggagaaatcgtattacgctaaagccgagctagtgccgtaataaaacaacaatcacaaaaatactgaaggagtataacgagaactttttttttgatacactacatgcaattatctttttttttatgtcaaaattgcgtggttcggaaagttcggagcgagatgaaacgaaaagcgggctgacctgacggcctacacatacacaacagcagaagtcacactgatttacagtaaatattcattattattgtagcctgatggaaattaggtgatgggtgtgtgttaaaatgttcaaaatgataaatagcataaatacaataagttcattattggaatacataaggttaaaaattaaaaccatttcagtgtggtagtattaaaaaaggtcatgtctttgtgaaaaggtatggaatatgttgtgagttcatgcactgtattggttttgttctttgaacacagtgatgttaatgcacggttcattttgtgcaccagtaaaacatatgcctgtgtctggaatttgaaaaaaatcatcttgtattttttaataaagaagggttcggtgaatgtgcatatgaaactggtggggttcagtacctccaacaaggttaagaaccactgttctagtgtTTAACTCTGCTGTTTAACTCTAGTGTTTAACTCTGCTGTTTAACTCTGCTGTTTAACTCTCTGGTGTTTAACTCTGCTGTTTAACTCTCTGGTGTTTAACTCTGCTGTTTAACTCTCTGGTGTTTAACTCTGCTGTTTAACTCTCTGGTGTTTAACTCTGCTGTTTACCTCTGGTGTTGAACTCTGCTGTTTAACTCTAGTGTTTAACTCTGCTGTTTAACTCTCTGGTGTTTAACTCTGCTGTTTAACTCTCTGGTGTTTAACTCTGCTGTTTAACTCTCTGGTGTTTAACTCTGCTGTTTACCTCTGGTGTTGAACTCTGCTGTTTAACTCTAGTGTTTAACTCTGCTGTTTAACTCTCTGCTGTTTACCTCTGGTGTTGAACTCTGCTGTTTAACTCTAGTGTTTAACTCTGCTGTTTAACTCTCTGGTGTTTAACTCTGCTGTTTACCTCTGGTGTTGAACTCTGCTGTTTAACTCTAGTGTTTAACTCTGCTGTTTAACTCTCTGGTGTTTAACTCTGCTGTTTACCTCTGCTGTTTAACTCTGCTGTTTAAATCTGCTGTTGAACTCTCTGGTGTTTAACTCTGCTGTTTACCTCTGGTGTTGAACTCTGCTGTTTAACTCTAGTGTTTAACTCTGCTGTTTAACTCTCTGGTGTTTAACTCTGCTGTTTACCTCTGGTGTTGAACTCTGCTGTTTAACTCTAGTGTTTAACTCTGCTGTTTAACTCTCTGGTGTTTAACTCTGCTGTTTACCTCTGGTGTTGAACTCTGCTGTTTAACTCTAGTGTTTAACTCTGCTGTTTAACTCTCTGGTGTTTAACTCTGCTGTTTACCTCTGCTGTTTAACTCTGCTGTTTAACTCTGCTGTTGAACTCTCTGGTGTTTAACTCTGCTGTTTACCTCTGGTGTTGAACTCTGCTGTTTAACTCTAGTGTTTAACTCTGCTGTTTAACTCTCTGGTGTTTAACTCTGCTGTTTACCTCTGGTGTTGAACTCTGCTGTTTAACTCTAGTGTTTAACTCTGCTGTTTAACTCTCTGGTGTTTAACTCTGCTGTTTACCTCTGGTGTTGAACTCTGCTGTTTAACTCTAGTGTTTAACTCTGCTGTTTAACTCTCTGGTGTTTAACTCTGCTGTTTACCTCTGCTGTTTAACTCTGCTGTTTAAATCTGCTGTTGAACTCTCTGGTGTTTAACTCTGCTGTTTACCTCTGGTGTTGAACTCTGCTGTTTAACTCTGCTGTTTAACTCTGCTGTTGAACTCTCTGGTGTTTAACTCTGCTGTTTACCTCTGGTGTTGAACTCTGCTGTTTAACTCTAGTGTTTAACTCTGCTGTTTAACTCTCTGCTGTTTAACTCTCTGGTGTTTAACTCTGCTGTTGAACTCTGCTGTTGAACTCTGCTGTTCTATGGTATTCCTTTCTGTGCTCATGTGTTGCTCCATGTTCCTGCTCATGTGAGCTGCTGTTATGACTGACNNNNNNNNNNNNNNNNNNNNNNNNNNNNNNNNNNNNNNNNNNNNNNNNNNNNNNNNNNNNNNNNNNNNNNNNNNNNNNNNNNNNNNNNNNNNNNNNNNNNGACACTtaagtgtctgtttgtctgtccaggGTAGGACACTTAAGTGTCTGTTTGTCTCTTGTATTGAACACAGCACACTGGTAATTTCAAATTGACAAAGGCTCATCTTTCCTACAGCCCCTGAAGGCATcatatgtgttgtgtgtttgactAGATGTACGAGTGGGCGTGTCCAGAGGACGGCGTTGCTTTGACTGATGTGGTGGCCCCTCCCCTTCAGAGACTCCTACAGTTCACCAGGACGGTTCCAGGtaccaacgtccacctttaacccttacagaccaggaCCACACACAGCTGGTCTGTGTGGTCCTGGTCTGTGTGGTCCTGATGGTCTCTATGTCCTTGTGTGTCCGTCCAGGCTTTGACCTGCTGGACTTCACTGACCAGTGCTCTCTTCTGTCCATGTCTTCACTGGACGTCATGTTTCTCCTCTCAGCTCAGCAGTTTTCCCAGAACCCCACCAGTTCCAGTCCAGGTGAGACCTGGGGGGCGGgtgttaaagggttcatatgtgaccctttacctgcagtcagttcTATAACTCTCTGACATCCTCCTCTTTCATCAGCTCTGCAGTTTTTCACCGTGTCGACACACACCAGACTGAGGAACCTGGAGTCCAGGCCAGACCACCAGGGCCAGACGTGGgccggtccaggtccaggtcagtCTAAGCTCCACCCATCTGCTCTGACATCATCACCACAGTCTGTCCATAAAGTCGACTCTGCTCTGGTCCTCAGGGTGCACCAAGGACCTCCTGGGGGGGGCGGACCTCCTGGGGGCGGTGCTCTGCTTCTTCCACAGCATGGCGGCACTCAGGGCGACTGAGGCCGAGTACGCTCTGCTGACGGCGACGGCACTGCTCTGTTCAGGTCTGGACCACTGACACTGACCCGGGTCACTGACCACTGGGTCTGGGTTCAGTcccaaacacaaacaccacagcagaGCTGCAGATCTGGATCCAGttactgaggacacacacacacacacacacacacacatcagttgaACCTCTAGTTCCACATGTTCTAACTCCagtgtgtcctgccctgtcctcaTCTGCTTCCTGTCCTTGTGTCCTTCAGACAGGGCATCTCAGCAGGTCGCTGGATGTGTGGACAAGATGCAGGAGCTGATCCTGGACCTGCTGTCCAGGGTGTGTGGAcctgagggaggaggaggaggaggtgcacgAGGAgctgagggaggaggaggaggtgcacgAGGAGGAGCGCAGCGCTTCGGCCGGCTGCTGGGAAGACTGACAGAGCTGAGGAGCCTCCGACACAACTACCTCCACCTGAGGAGACAACAGGAGGAACTGtgaaggaggaacaggaggaggaggaagagggggaggaagaagaggaggaagagcagacAACAGGAGGAACTgtgaaggagaggaagaggaggagccaaTGATGAAGAGCCACTATGTAATTGAATGTCCACGTATGAGCTGAGAAAACAGAcaaacctgaaactgaaaaataagagcaatttattattatttttattcttattcttattaccaTCAGTTAAAGATCCCAGTGGATCTTACAAATTCATAAAACCTTCTTTTGttcaaattgctcttattttccttcagacatttcaggttgttcatatttgttcattttattttgaaaggacagttaataaatgtaaatatttgacttttttgagctcatattaaactgaactcaaACCACTGTCACATCCTTGAATGTTTAAATATAGTCAGTGTAAAGTTTTGGAGTAAAGGACCAAAAACTGCAGTTCCTTCTGTGTCCACTAGAGGCAGACTGTCCCCATTAACCCCCATGTTCCAGTGTGCAgctgtaaataaacatgtttacaagACGGTACAAAAACCAACAgctgtgttttcatttcattagtGTTTCAGTCTTAGGTcctgtttggtttgtttcttcatGAACTCAGATTCCAACATAAACTCTGTGAACagtcagtgagaaaaaaaaaacacagatgaagtTTTATTCAAC
Coding sequences:
- the LOC115421953 gene encoding bile acid receptor-like, giving the protein MYEWACPEDGVALTDVVAPPLQRLLQFTRTVPGFDLLDFTDQCSLLSMSSLDVMFLLSAQQFSQNPTSSSPALQFFTVSTHTRLRNLESRPDHQGQTWAGPGPGCTKDLLGGADLLGAVLCFFHSMAALRATEAEYALLTATALLCSDRASQQVAGCVDKMQELILDLLSRVCGPEGGGGGGARGAEGGGGGARGGAQRFGRLLGRLTELRSLRHNYLHLRRQQEEL